One Vibrio neonatus genomic window carries:
- the arfB gene encoding alternative ribosome rescue aminoacyl-tRNA hydrolase ArfB has product MPLQISNTVTLADWEIEMTAIRAQGAGGQNVNKTSSAIHLRFDINRSTLPQVYKERLLALSDSRITSDGVIVIKAQAHRTQELNRQDALDRLLILIKSVTIVPKIRRATKPTRASQRRRVDAKKKKGQTKSMRGRVV; this is encoded by the coding sequence ATGCCACTGCAAATCTCCAACACCGTCACCCTAGCCGACTGGGAAATTGAAATGACCGCCATTCGCGCGCAAGGTGCGGGTGGGCAAAATGTCAATAAAACCTCGTCCGCCATCCATCTGCGATTTGATATTAATCGTTCTACACTGCCGCAAGTGTATAAAGAGCGATTGCTGGCATTGTCGGATAGTCGTATTACCAGTGATGGCGTGATTGTGATTAAAGCGCAGGCGCATAGGACGCAGGAGTTGAATCGACAAGATGCATTAGATCGTCTGCTGATCTTGATTAAGAGCGTCACCATTGTGCCAAAGATTCGTCGCGCAACTAAGCCGACGCGCGCTTCACAAAGGCGACGTGTGGATGCGAAAAAGAAAAAGGGACAAACCAAATCAATGCGGGGCCGAGTCGTCTAA
- a CDS encoding 1-aminocyclopropane-1-carboxylate deaminase/D-cysteine desulfhydrase produces the protein MKLNTSPVTQHIFRNHNFYLKRDEQLHQHFSGNKARKFMRLLQEDYSGIDTLIGYGSIQANSLYSLAALCRIKKWKLEFYVQRIPNWLKEKPSGNYRGALDLGAQIIECSNAFSDEMTPEQYIKEIRKPQANCLVIPEGGRSYLAEKGIQGLANELLEWTRYKPNQQFAIALPSGTGTTALYLHKHLKQHNLPVLTCACVGGESYLREQWQELGEDDTPTILHADYKHHFGKLYKDEYQIWRDLEKYTNVEFDLLYDPYMWQCLLPWMDEHPDICVLYIHQGGILGNETMLSRYQRKYEPDTSNSNNQVVAR, from the coding sequence ATGAAACTCAATACTAGCCCAGTAACACAGCATATTTTTCGTAATCATAATTTTTACCTAAAACGTGACGAACAATTGCATCAACATTTCTCTGGTAACAAAGCGCGCAAGTTCATGCGTTTGTTGCAAGAAGACTACTCTGGTATTGATACCCTTATCGGTTATGGTTCCATTCAAGCCAACTCTTTGTACTCATTGGCGGCGCTGTGCAGAATTAAAAAGTGGAAACTTGAATTTTATGTGCAAAGAATACCAAACTGGCTAAAAGAGAAACCCAGCGGTAACTACCGCGGTGCACTGGATTTAGGCGCGCAAATCATTGAGTGCAGCAACGCATTTAGCGATGAAATGACGCCAGAACAATACATAAAAGAAATCCGCAAACCACAAGCCAACTGTTTAGTGATACCTGAAGGTGGCCGTAGCTATTTAGCCGAAAAAGGCATTCAGGGGCTTGCCAATGAGCTTTTAGAATGGACTCGCTACAAACCCAATCAACAATTTGCCATCGCCCTGCCCTCTGGCACAGGCACGACCGCATTGTATTTGCACAAACATCTCAAACAACACAACCTACCTGTGCTCACCTGTGCCTGTGTAGGCGGTGAAAGCTATCTAAGGGAGCAGTGGCAAGAGTTGGGCGAAGACGACACTCCAACCATTTTGCATGCCGATTACAAACATCATTTTGGTAAGCTGTATAAAGACGAATATCAAATTTGGCGAGATCTAGAAAAATACACCAACGTTGAATTCGATTTATTGTACGACCCCTATATGTGGCAATGCCTACTGCCGTGGATGGACGAACACCCAGATATTTGCGTTTTGTATATTCATCAAGGTGGCATATTGGGCAACGAAACCATGCTATCTAGATATCAGCGCAAATATGAGCCTGACACCTCCAACTCGAACAACCAAGTGGTTGCGCGATAA
- the trhA gene encoding PAQR family membrane homeostasis protein TrhA, producing MSTTSNNQYSKNEEIANSLTHGIGMIFGIFALVLLVRKALLHDADVLTITSMAIYGSSMILLFLASTLYHAVPYEKTKRLLKTFDHSAIYLLIAGSYTPFLLVALRTPLAIGLMIVIWSIALVGIVMKVAFVYRFKRFSLISYIVMGWLSLVMVYQLAMTMHTGGLVFLAAGGLIYSLGIIFYVGKRIPFNHAIWHCFVLAGAACHFLAIYYYVQPV from the coding sequence ATGTCGACAACAAGTAACAATCAATACAGTAAAAATGAAGAGATAGCGAACTCACTCACTCACGGCATTGGGATGATTTTCGGTATTTTTGCATTGGTTTTATTAGTGCGCAAAGCCTTGTTACATGATGCCGACGTACTCACCATAACCAGTATGGCGATTTATGGCAGTAGCATGATATTGCTATTTTTAGCCTCGACGCTGTACCACGCTGTTCCTTATGAAAAAACCAAACGTCTATTAAAAACCTTCGATCACAGCGCCATTTATCTGCTGATTGCTGGCAGTTATACCCCGTTTTTATTAGTGGCATTACGCACGCCACTGGCGATAGGTTTGATGATTGTGATTTGGTCTATTGCACTGGTGGGCATTGTGATGAAAGTCGCGTTTGTGTATCGCTTTAAACGCTTCTCTTTAATTAGCTATATCGTTATGGGTTGGCTGTCATTGGTGATGGTGTATCAACTGGCAATGACAATGCATACCGGAGGCTTGGTATTTTTAGCCGCTGGTGGTTTGATCTACTCATTAGGCATTATTTTTTATGTCGGCAAGCGTATTCCGTTTAATCACGCCATTTGGCACTGCTTTGTGCTAGCGGGTGCGGCATGTCACTTTTTGGCTATTTATTACTATGTGCAACCTGTGTAA
- a CDS encoding class I SAM-dependent methyltransferase, translating into MNSTTQYYNQNAQQFFDSTVDVEMQSLYQKFLPLLPSNGRILDAGCGSGRDSKAFLDLGYKVDSFDASEELTKLAAKLTKSNVTQSTFLDFQANPNTYDGIWACASLLHVPQSQLSATFTHLTQFLKPGGYFYCSFKLGSSELDRNGRFFRDLTLSQLKTTLADTQVLNIESWWETADLRPNRENEKWLNAILKRHP; encoded by the coding sequence ATGAATAGCACCACTCAATACTACAACCAAAACGCACAGCAATTTTTTGATTCGACCGTCGATGTTGAAATGCAGTCTCTTTATCAAAAATTCTTGCCTTTGTTACCCAGTAATGGTCGTATTCTTGATGCTGGGTGTGGTTCTGGTCGTGATAGCAAAGCGTTTTTAGACCTTGGCTATAAGGTTGACTCATTCGATGCTAGTGAAGAACTGACCAAACTCGCGGCAAAGCTGACTAAAAGTAACGTCACCCAATCGACGTTTTTAGATTTCCAAGCAAATCCTAACACTTACGACGGCATTTGGGCTTGTGCATCATTACTGCATGTTCCGCAAAGCCAATTAAGCGCAACCTTTACCCATTTAACTCAATTCTTAAAACCCGGTGGCTATTTCTATTGTTCATTTAAACTCGGCAGTTCAGAATTGGATCGCAACGGCCGTTTTTTCCGAGATTTAACCCTCTCTCAGCTCAAGACCACTTTAGCTGACACGCAGGTGTTAAACATTGAATCTTGGTGGGAAACCGCCGATTTACGCCCAAATAGAGAAAACGAAAAGTGGTTAAACGCCATCCTAAAACGTCATCCCTAA
- a CDS encoding DUF2301 domain-containing membrane protein produces the protein MANPEHTETLDGLDKVSVVIYRIGISLVSVSLLMLAFAEILCVIESDMAGFMRHLSIHIVAISAAMCAATIHIYDKKIRTLIVWSGWLGLVTFIALPTHDWLFVGFFFITYSGVALKESYCFKIKGLTLVPMLLILSVLVIWMKDAALLAILSGISGAIFAFLAFKKWRMPLHFDIGKKSNYQI, from the coding sequence ATGGCCAATCCTGAGCATACAGAAACGCTAGATGGATTAGATAAAGTCAGTGTAGTGATATACAGAATAGGGATTAGCCTAGTGTCTGTATCGCTATTGATGCTCGCGTTTGCTGAAATTCTGTGCGTGATTGAAAGTGACATGGCCGGCTTCATGCGCCATTTAAGCATTCATATTGTGGCGATTTCTGCTGCTATGTGCGCGGCGACAATTCATATCTATGATAAGAAAATCCGCACCCTGATTGTCTGGTCAGGGTGGTTAGGGCTAGTGACTTTTATTGCATTGCCTACCCACGACTGGCTGTTTGTCGGCTTCTTTTTTATTACCTATTCTGGGGTCGCATTAAAAGAGTCGTACTGCTTTAAAATTAAAGGGTTAACGCTAGTGCCTATGCTACTGATTTTATCGGTATTGGTGATTTGGATGAAAGATGCGGCGCTGCTTGCCATTCTTAGCGGTATTAGTGGTGCAATTTTTGCTTTCTTGGCATTTAAAAAATGGCGTATGCCTTTGCATTTTGATATTGGTAAAAAAAGTAATTATCAAATTTAA
- a CDS encoding DEAD/DEAH box helicase, protein MLSQSQVNEVMACFGFSAMQEHKLGCLYEDKHRQMVVVDFWDAPPSDYHYVEYTSLQNRLMHQYQGIYRFFALSEHALHSQLENFLRLDLQHKVADMAIHTYGAHRNETHLDPTPPEFNFHTTFEEVFGSQYLYALRPEEVYIDLNGHRRYIDFVLHRSQGNIAIELNGERYHHPLLISQQKYLSQLYKQNSLVHDGLLVYRWSNRGMRDDFKFKEQLKDYFGDTSQFRATPYFKGKRQVSFDLYAHQKDAIESISDKRSQGQNTFLTVLPTGTGKTEVFIEDFRRQLQQGTTQHALAIVPTVNLKDQLVERVQQHLPLVEISTEINTPLDLTIVTNAAVVRNYQHLPSQLFDYILVDEAHRAAATGLSKALEYFTPRTLLGLTATDERLDQKKLEDIFGHYHVDLTLQQAMEHGLVPPIRVFRLESNIDFSKVRFNGKDFVKSDLQKTIQIPSRDHLIADILQKYFVDGALQKQGIIFCVDVKHTERMAKALRLVGINAKSVHAKDRSAIDEYFAGEVQFLCACELLSEGWDAPQTSVVVMARPTMSKALYLQQLGRGTRLAPNKEALYVIDIIDNYGPALLQPWNLHNLFNIEHYRAFAEVGGYQHPVPQHELLVLDGLYEQERKIEPIDIFNFEQEFGDLFSEEQLARELFISTGTVRNWIKKQDITPTRSIPFGKSQLHYFSQESIEQIRAEKNIKPRTEATRFDDFWEFLGKRDYTFSYKIIFLLAFHANCDENGEAQTEQIAKHYQAFYQRLFTEFGQCEKENNPLNRTEHLQDLKYLTRSIANNPFEKFERKRFFYQSKELSLTAMDSLLWDKLSKQDWVKIQDQMIQDGINYFQKLGITLSKTYFEF, encoded by the coding sequence ATGCTAAGCCAGTCACAAGTGAATGAAGTAATGGCCTGCTTTGGCTTTTCAGCCATGCAAGAGCACAAACTGGGTTGCTTATATGAAGATAAGCATCGACAAATGGTGGTGGTAGACTTTTGGGACGCTCCACCCAGCGACTATCACTACGTTGAGTACACTAGCCTGCAAAATCGCTTGATGCACCAATATCAGGGGATTTATCGCTTTTTCGCTCTCTCTGAACATGCACTGCATTCCCAACTTGAAAATTTCTTGCGCTTAGACTTGCAACATAAAGTCGCGGATATGGCGATACACACCTACGGCGCTCATCGCAATGAAACCCATTTAGACCCTACTCCGCCAGAATTTAATTTCCACACTACCTTTGAAGAAGTGTTTGGCTCTCAATATTTATACGCACTGCGACCCGAAGAAGTTTATATCGACTTAAATGGTCATCGACGTTATATTGATTTTGTTTTGCATCGTAGCCAAGGCAATATTGCCATAGAGCTTAACGGTGAACGTTACCACCACCCGCTATTAATTTCGCAGCAGAAATATCTTTCGCAATTATATAAGCAAAACTCACTGGTACACGACGGGCTATTAGTTTATCGATGGTCAAATCGCGGTATGCGTGACGATTTTAAATTTAAAGAGCAGCTTAAAGATTATTTTGGTGATACCTCACAATTTAGAGCCACGCCTTATTTTAAAGGAAAAAGACAAGTCAGCTTTGATCTCTACGCTCACCAAAAAGACGCCATAGAATCCATCAGTGACAAACGCTCGCAAGGTCAAAACACCTTTCTCACTGTTTTACCCACCGGCACAGGCAAAACCGAAGTCTTTATTGAAGACTTTCGCCGTCAGTTACAACAAGGCACAACCCAACACGCTTTAGCCATTGTTCCTACGGTGAATTTGAAAGATCAATTAGTGGAGAGAGTTCAGCAACATCTGCCGCTGGTTGAAATCAGTACCGAGATAAATACGCCTTTGGATCTGACCATTGTCACCAATGCAGCGGTAGTGCGTAACTATCAGCACCTACCAAGCCAACTATTTGACTATATATTAGTTGACGAAGCCCACAGAGCAGCTGCCACTGGGTTATCCAAGGCGCTGGAATATTTCACGCCACGCACCTTACTTGGTTTAACCGCCACCGACGAACGACTTGACCAGAAAAAGCTAGAAGATATCTTTGGTCATTATCATGTTGATTTAACACTGCAACAGGCGATGGAACATGGGTTAGTACCGCCTATTCGAGTGTTTCGTCTTGAATCTAATATCGATTTTTCTAAAGTGCGCTTTAATGGCAAAGACTTTGTAAAATCCGATCTGCAAAAAACGATTCAAATCCCTTCAAGAGATCACTTGATTGCCGATATTTTGCAAAAATACTTTGTTGATGGCGCATTACAAAAGCAAGGCATTATCTTTTGTGTGGATGTAAAACATACCGAGCGCATGGCAAAAGCTCTGCGCTTAGTAGGCATTAATGCTAAATCTGTGCATGCTAAGGATCGCTCCGCTATCGATGAGTATTTTGCAGGAGAGGTTCAGTTTCTTTGCGCTTGTGAATTGCTCAGCGAAGGTTGGGATGCGCCGCAAACCAGCGTGGTGGTTATGGCGAGACCGACCATGTCAAAAGCCCTGTATCTGCAACAATTGGGAAGAGGCACTCGCCTAGCGCCAAACAAAGAAGCCTTGTATGTTATCGATATTATTGATAATTATGGGCCGGCTTTACTGCAACCTTGGAACCTACATAATTTATTTAATATCGAGCATTACCGCGCTTTCGCTGAGGTCGGTGGCTATCAACACCCTGTGCCGCAACATGAATTATTGGTGCTGGATGGCTTATACGAACAAGAGCGTAAAATTGAGCCCATTGATATTTTCAACTTTGAACAAGAGTTTGGAGATCTGTTCAGTGAGGAGCAACTGGCAAGAGAGCTATTTATCTCGACAGGCACCGTTAGAAATTGGATTAAAAAACAAGATATTACCCCTACTCGCTCCATCCCGTTTGGCAAAAGCCAATTACACTATTTTTCTCAAGAAAGCATAGAGCAGATCAGAGCCGAGAAAAACATAAAACCTCGCACAGAAGCCACCCGCTTTGACGATTTCTGGGAGTTTTTGGGCAAACGAGATTACACTTTCTCGTACAAAATCATTTTCTTACTTGCCTTTCATGCTAACTGCGATGAAAACGGCGAAGCGCAAACTGAGCAAATAGCCAAACACTACCAAGCCTTTTATCAACGATTATTCACAGAGTTTGGGCAGTGTGAAAAAGAGAACAATCCGCTAAACCGCACTGAACATCTGCAAGATCTAAAATACTTAACGCGCAGTATTGCCAATAACCCATTTGAAAAATTTGAACGTAAGCGTTTCTTCTATCAATCGAAAGAGCTCTCTCTCACCGCTATGGATTCATTGCTATGGGATAAACTTAGCAAACAAGATTGGGTAAAAATACAAGATCAAATGATTCAAGATGGGATAAACTACTTCCAAAAGTTAGGCATCACGCTTAGCAAAACCTATTTTGAGTTTTAA
- a CDS encoding VF530 family protein — translation MSINREELQNNPLHGLKLEDMVKELVDHYGWDILDTAMRFNCFHTNPSVASSVKYLRKSDWAREKLEAFYLSRFKRMPRPTEEEREIPPRMRTFANGIEPREPMELTVDSILASQAKAASAFKARKSQERKSRSRR, via the coding sequence ATGAGCATCAATAGAGAAGAATTACAAAACAACCCATTACACGGCCTAAAATTGGAAGACATGGTCAAAGAGCTGGTAGACCATTACGGCTGGGATATTCTCGATACAGCAATGCGTTTTAACTGTTTTCATACCAACCCATCAGTGGCAAGTAGCGTGAAATATTTGCGTAAAAGTGACTGGGCAAGAGAGAAGCTAGAGGCCTTTTATCTGTCTCGCTTTAAACGTATGCCACGCCCAACGGAAGAAGAAAGAGAAATTCCGCCAAGAATGCGCACCTTTGCCAACGGCATTGAGCCAAGAGAGCCAATGGAACTTACCGTTGATTCTATTTTAGCCTCGCAAGCCAAAGCCGCTTCTGCCTTTAAAGCCAGAAAATCTCAAGAGCGTAAATCTCGCTCACGCCGCTAG
- the pepT gene encoding peptidase T — protein sequence MDKLVERFLRYVSFDTQSDGAISHCPSTEGQRVLAKQLYQELLELELTDVTLDDNGYISAKLPANVEHAVPAIGFIAHMDTAPDASGKNVQPQIIENYQGGEITLGGSGEVLSPAQYPDLNTLHGQSLITTDGTTLLGADNKAGIAEIITAIAYLKANPSIKHGDICIGFTPDEEIGRGANLFDVEKFAAEWAYTIDGGPVGELEYENFNATTATVICHGVNVHPGTAKNKMINSMNIAAQFQLLMPMQQTPETTEGYEGFYHLKSMLPSVARTELSYILRDFDRQQLQERKAFMQQKVDELNSQLRKGHVELALTDSYFNMREMLEPHPHIIELAKQAMLECGVQPNIKPIRGGTDGARLSFMGLPCPNIFTGGYNFHGIHEFISIDGMQQAVQVIVKLAENTAKNAQ from the coding sequence ATGGATAAGTTAGTTGAACGCTTTCTTCGCTACGTCAGTTTTGATACTCAATCAGATGGCGCAATATCGCACTGCCCAAGTACCGAAGGTCAACGTGTCTTAGCCAAGCAGTTATATCAAGAGTTGCTAGAGCTTGAACTTACCGATGTGACCTTAGATGATAACGGCTATATTTCTGCAAAACTCCCAGCCAATGTCGAGCATGCAGTACCTGCGATTGGCTTTATTGCGCACATGGACACCGCGCCAGATGCGTCTGGTAAAAATGTCCAACCGCAAATCATAGAAAACTATCAAGGTGGCGAGATAACGTTAGGTGGATCTGGCGAAGTGTTATCGCCAGCGCAATACCCAGACCTCAACACATTACACGGCCAAAGCCTCATCACCACCGATGGCACTACCTTATTAGGTGCAGACAACAAAGCTGGCATCGCCGAAATCATCACCGCTATCGCTTACCTAAAAGCAAATCCAAGTATCAAACATGGCGACATCTGTATTGGCTTTACTCCCGATGAAGAGATTGGGCGAGGCGCCAACCTATTTGACGTCGAGAAATTTGCCGCCGAGTGGGCTTACACTATAGACGGCGGCCCGGTTGGCGAGCTTGAATACGAAAACTTCAATGCCACTACCGCGACCGTAATTTGTCATGGCGTGAATGTTCATCCAGGCACAGCCAAAAACAAAATGATCAACTCCATGAACATCGCAGCGCAATTTCAATTGCTTATGCCAATGCAACAAACCCCAGAAACGACCGAAGGTTATGAAGGTTTCTATCATCTAAAATCAATGCTACCTAGTGTTGCCCGCACCGAGCTTTCTTATATTTTGCGCGACTTTGACCGTCAGCAATTACAAGAGCGTAAAGCCTTCATGCAACAAAAAGTGGATGAGCTAAACAGCCAACTACGCAAAGGTCATGTAGAGCTTGCACTTACAGACAGCTACTTCAATATGCGAGAAATGCTAGAGCCGCACCCTCATATTATTGAACTGGCAAAACAAGCCATGCTTGAGTGCGGAGTACAGCCAAACATTAAACCTATCCGCGGTGGTACAGACGGTGCGCGTCTTTCATTTATGGGACTGCCTTGCCCGAACATATTTACCGGTGGCTACAACTTCCATGGCATCCATGAATTCATCAGCATTGATGGCATGCAACAAGCCGTACAAGTGATTGTGAAACTGGCAGAGAATACGGCGAAAAATGCGCAGTAA
- a CDS encoding YoaK family protein has product MITRLPRWVEYGALLLAFIAGSINAIGLLGLDHQSVSHLSGTATLFGTELFTSSIGQSLHLAGVMGSFFFGAAISGFVLKSSSLKLKRHYETPLLLEASLLFLTIYLLLNGSAYGDFTAAAACGLQNAMVTTYSGAIVRTTHLTGIITDLGLMLGHYLRGEEVNSRKLMLFIYITAGFILGASVGAYIYLHCSFYALFMPSILCVIIAFYYRIYIKHHPEIE; this is encoded by the coding sequence GTGATTACAAGATTACCGAGATGGGTTGAATATGGCGCTTTGTTGCTTGCCTTTATTGCCGGATCTATCAATGCTATTGGTTTGTTGGGACTAGACCATCAGTCTGTGTCTCACCTGTCAGGGACTGCGACTCTGTTTGGGACAGAGCTATTTACATCTTCCATTGGGCAAAGTCTGCACCTTGCAGGCGTTATGGGGTCATTTTTCTTTGGCGCGGCAATATCAGGCTTTGTGCTTAAATCATCCTCTTTAAAACTCAAGCGCCATTATGAAACGCCATTGCTGTTAGAAGCGTCTTTATTATTTTTGACTATCTATTTGCTATTAAACGGCAGTGCGTATGGTGACTTTACTGCCGCGGCGGCGTGTGGTTTGCAAAATGCCATGGTCACCACTTATAGCGGCGCCATTGTGCGTACTACTCACCTTACTGGGATCATCACCGACCTTGGTTTGATGCTGGGGCATTATTTGCGCGGCGAAGAGGTGAACTCAAGAAAACTGATGTTATTTATCTATATCACAGCGGGCTTTATTCTCGGTGCCAGTGTGGGTGCGTATATTTATCTGCACTGTTCGTTTTATGCCTTATTTATGCCGTCGATTTTGTGTGTGATTATCGCCTTCTATTATCGAATTTATATTAAGCATCATCCTGAAATCGAATAA
- the phnE gene encoding phosphonate ABC transporter, permease protein PhnE, whose protein sequence is MSGNYPTYWKKPALISSAWLRWGITLSVVIYLYLATQSVEINWARIYEGSERGWRFISAFFNPDFTGRWDNISQGLVESLTMTLTSTVAGVILSVPFGLGAAKNLAPKPVYLFCRGFVAVARSFQEIIIAILCVALFGFGTFAGFVTLTFATIGFLAKLFADEIETIDPAPLTAMKATGASWLQQVNYAVQAQVMPRFIGLSMYRLDINFRESAVIGIVGAGGIGGTLNTAMDRYEYSAAAAILLIIIGIVMLCEYTSTLIRKRVQ, encoded by the coding sequence ATGAGTGGCAACTATCCAACTTACTGGAAAAAGCCAGCACTGATCAGTAGCGCATGGTTGCGCTGGGGCATTACGTTATCGGTAGTGATCTATTTATACCTAGCAACGCAATCGGTTGAGATCAACTGGGCTCGAATCTACGAAGGCAGTGAGCGCGGATGGCGCTTTATATCGGCATTCTTTAATCCTGATTTTACTGGACGTTGGGACAACATCTCGCAAGGTTTGGTTGAAAGTTTAACCATGACTCTGACCTCAACTGTTGCTGGTGTGATTCTTTCTGTGCCTTTTGGACTTGGCGCGGCGAAAAACTTAGCCCCTAAGCCGGTTTACTTGTTTTGTCGTGGCTTTGTTGCGGTAGCGAGAAGCTTCCAAGAAATCATCATCGCTATTTTGTGTGTGGCTCTGTTTGGATTTGGTACTTTTGCCGGCTTTGTAACCTTAACTTTTGCCACAATTGGCTTTTTAGCCAAGCTGTTTGCTGATGAGATTGAAACCATTGATCCTGCGCCATTAACGGCGATGAAAGCTACTGGCGCATCATGGTTACAACAAGTGAACTATGCCGTGCAAGCGCAGGTGATGCCGCGTTTTATTGGTTTATCTATGTATCGTTTGGACATTAACTTTCGTGAATCAGCGGTGATCGGCATTGTTGGTGCTGGTGGTATTGGTGGCACATTGAATACTGCAATGGATCGCTATGAGTACAGCGCCGCTGCCGCCATTTTATTGATCATCATCGGCATTGTTATGTTGTGTGAATACACCTCAACCTTGATTCGTAAGCGAGTACAGTAA
- the phnE gene encoding phosphonate ABC transporter, permease protein PhnE, translated as MTQLNSSLTVWRKYDEKQTLIRWSAWLAFVALVVYAWQLMNQDTIWYFVTDAPNQISDIGSRMWPPRWSYLEHLWLPLWDTLNIATLGTLLGIVMAFPVAFLAAQNTTPSALFIRPIALFIIAASRSINSLIWALLLVAILGPGLLAGIIAIALRSIGFISKLMYEAIEEVNVTQVSAIRATGASPLQVLDYGVLPQVMPSFIGTSLFRWDINIRESTVLGLVGAGGIGLKLQESMAVLAWPQVTVIFCAILVTVVISEWVSAKARHALI; from the coding sequence ATGACCCAATTAAATTCTTCGCTTACTGTTTGGCGAAAGTATGACGAAAAACAGACTCTGATTCGCTGGAGTGCATGGCTCGCTTTTGTTGCTTTGGTTGTGTACGCATGGCAGTTGATGAACCAAGACACCATTTGGTACTTCGTGACCGATGCGCCGAATCAAATCTCTGATATTGGTTCACGTATGTGGCCGCCACGTTGGAGCTACCTTGAGCATTTATGGCTACCACTTTGGGATACGCTAAACATTGCTACGTTAGGGACATTGCTCGGAATTGTAATGGCGTTTCCAGTGGCGTTTCTTGCGGCGCAAAACACCACCCCTAGTGCACTATTTATTAGACCGATTGCGCTGTTTATTATTGCGGCAAGCCGTTCTATTAACTCGCTAATTTGGGCATTGTTGTTAGTTGCAATTCTTGGCCCTGGTTTGCTCGCGGGTATTATCGCGATTGCACTGCGTTCAATCGGTTTTATCTCAAAGCTGATGTACGAAGCCATTGAAGAGGTGAACGTCACTCAAGTATCAGCGATTCGCGCCACGGGCGCATCGCCACTGCAAGTGCTGGACTACGGCGTATTGCCACAGGTCATGCCAAGTTTCATCGGTACTAGCTTGTTCCGTTGGGATATTAACATTCGTGAATCTACAGTACTGGGTCTAGTAGGAGCGGGCGGCATTGGCTTGAAACTACAAGAATCTATGGCGGTACTGGCTTGGCCTCAAGTAACTGTGATTTTCTGTGCCATTTTGGTGACAGTCGTCATTTCAGAGTGGGTATCGGCAAAAGCGCGCCACGCACTGATCTAG